The genomic interval CAGCTTGCTGTGACCGGAACACGTTTTCATCAGCTTTTCTCTGCTCGCGAAGCTACGCAATGTCGCGCGCGTAGTAGGGATGATGCTGACTATGCGCAACATCTTGCTGCACGTTGGGCTGGCAAGGAAGCTTTTCTTAAAGCATGGTCGCATGCTTTAAGTCCTCATAATGCTATGCCATATACAATAGAAAATTTTCCGTGGATTTCCATCGAAATACTGCATGATGCTGTGCATCGTCCGTCTGTTCATCTTGATGACGACGTGAACACAACACTGTATAACAGTTTAAGGTCGGCAGGTAAGCTCAAGCAGAACGATGAGATTCACTGGCATATTTCTTTAAGTCATGATGGTGGTATAGCAAGTGCCGTAGCAATTATGGAAATTGCTACGCAGCACACAAACATAAATCACCATTAAATTCATAACATAAAAACAACCACGACAAAAGAGATGAGGAGAATACATGCGCGCATTAATCATTGTGGATGTGCAACCAACATTTTGTGAAGGCGGAGAGCTGCCTGTTCAAGGAGGGAATGAAGTCGCCGCTCGCATTGCTCAGTATGTTCGCACCCATCAAGATGATTACACGTTTATTGCCACCACTCAGGACTGGCATATTGAGCCAGGTGAACATTTTAGTAAAACACCTGATTTTGTTGACACGTGGCCACCTCATGGAGTTGCTGGTAGTGATCATGCAGCATTGCATCAGGATATTCAATATTTAGGTATTACCCGCCATTTCAAAAAGGGGCAGTATTGTGCCGCCTATTCCGGCTTTGAAGGAATAGAAGATAATGGTGACAGTCTTGACAGTCGTGAAGCTGTTGATGCTGCTCTAGCTGCTGGACATACTCTAGACCATGCATTGAGAGCAGCTTCAATTAGTGAAGTAGATGTATGTGGCTTGGCATTATCCCATTGTGTGAAAGAAACAGCTCTGGATGCTCAGCGTCTAGGATATGAAACACGTGTACTGACGAATTTGAGCGCCCCGGTCAGTGTAGAACAGGGAATTGCGGCGTGCGATGCTTTGCGCGAACAAGCAGTAGAGCTTATTGAGGTAGAACTCTAAGCAATTCCATATACGAGCGTGCGAGCAGCAAAGAGTTGAGGAAGAGAATGGCAAAAATATCTGTGCAACAAGCATATGAAACAATCTGCAACCAGTTGGCAGAAGATAATAAGAGCACATCTCTAACGTGGCTTATTACCGGTGCTCCACGATCTGGAAAAAGCACACTAGCATTAGATCTGACAGTGTGGGCTGCTCAGCATATAGGATCTGAACATGTCAGTCTTATTGTGACGAATCGTCATGTGGCAGATGAAGCCAATCGTCACATTATTCATAGTCTGAAAGTTATGGGGCAGAGGCGACTAGCAACAACGTTAAGTGCTCTAGCTTTTCGCATTATTGATGAACGTCAATTACGTCAAGCTGGTCCTGCCCCTAAACTGCTCAACGGCGCAGAACAGACAGCTCTTTTACGCGCCGTTTTAGATCATCACATTGAGCATGCACGTTTAGGTGATTTGTGCGACACATGTATGCTCTTACGCTCCTACTTTGTGGGCACTACTCAGCAGAATAGTGCCAGCACTCGCGATACAGTGAGCCTTTTCGAAAGTTATATTACGCCAACATTTTTGCTGCAATTGCGCGATATGCTTGCCCGTATGAATGAGCTGGGAGCATCACACAGCTTAGAAAACGAGATTCTGGACACTTTAGTATCCACTCCAAGCACAGTAATGGGGGCTAGTGCGCTTGATCATAGTCGCATACAAATTCAATTATCCTATGCATTACGTCGTGAATATTCTGCAGAAATTCGGGCGCAATATCCAGATCAATTACGTTTTGACTCATCTAGGCTCCTACGTGAAGCTGCCTTAACAGTTCAATCCAATACGGATAGTGACGGAGTGCATTATCCCAGCCTTATTATTGTGGATGATGCCCAAGAGCTGACTTTAGCGGCCATGTTTTTGCTTCACGAACTCTATAAAACGGGAACGCGTATTGTTTTTCTTGGTAATCCGGATGAATCTGTTTTAGGTTTCCGTGGAGCTTATGGTGAGTTCTTCTTTAACCGTGCAGATAAAAAATCAGTAGAAGAGGATGAAACTCTTTTTCTCCCGAGTGATTTTGCTTGTTTTGATGCACAACGCATTGATCTTCAAAGTGGTCTGCTCTACGAGGATATGGACTACAAAGCGCGAGTGGCCAGCCGTGTGGCGCTGAATATTCCTGCTACATATGCCACTGATATTCCTATGACACTCAGGGCACACAAATTCCCTGATTCGTTAGACAACATCAGTCGTATTTATGATTATGATGACCAAGCGGTTAAAGATAGTAGTGTGGATGCGCATCTTTTCCATTCGCCACGTGAAGAGTTGAATTACATTCTCAAACAGATTGTGCATATGCGTATGAATGGTGCGCAATCGTGGAATTCTATGGCTATTATTGTCCATGATAATGCGACTGCCCGCACCTTTGGACGCCGCCTGCAAGATGAGGGTATTCCTGTTCGCTACTCAGCTATTGCTAAGCCTTTGAACGAAGATCCAGTAACATGTGGACTCTTTGCTGCTATTGAATTGAGTCGCATAAAGCTAGAAGATAGTCACTCGTGTGATGCGTTGAATCGTCGAGTTGAGCGTTTGATGCGCCAATTTGCTTCCAGCCCTCTTGGCGTGAGCAAGGATGATAAACCTATGAGCATGTCTCATCTTGACGCGCTCTTCAATGCCATGAGTACCATGATGCAGGCAGCAGCAACAGCACAAGTGCATGTCACATATAACTTCACAGCCATCCGCGATGCGTGGAATGCTATAATCCAGCACTATCACACAAGCGGTGAAGATCAGCCACTTCATACAACGGCATTGCGTACTTTGCTGATTTTGAATACTCATGAAGTGCGGGATAAGATTATCACGATGCTGCAAGCAATGGATTCAGAATATTCTAACGATATGCAGTGCTTGCGCAGATTGCTGCATATGATGGATGCTGTTAATGCTCATGCATCAACCAATGCCACAGATATTATTGGAATTTTATGGGCAGCATGGCAAGCAGCCGACGTGTCAGATACGTGGCAGAAAAAAGCATTAGATTTCACTAATTTTTCCCAGCGTTTACGCTACAACGAGTGGCTTGACGGTGCTATGCGTCTTTTTGATTATGCGAATCAACGAGATTCGTCAGTTTCCATTGACACGTTCATGGTACGAGTGAAGAATCTGGATATTTCTGCGGACTCCTTAGCGCACTTAGCTCCACTCGATGAAGCTATTACAGTCACAACTCCGGCTTCTACAGCAGGCGCGCAATGGGATCATGTATGGATGCCGGGTGTTCAAGAAGGAACATGGCCAAATCTCACCTTACGCAACACCATGCTGGGAGCTGATAATCTGGCTGAAATCATGATGACGGGTTCTCTTCGTCAGCAAGCGCATGACCGCATGATTGAGGTGCTTCATGCAGAAAAACGTAGTTTTTTGGTTGCACTTATGCGCGCACGTTCTACTGTACATGTGAGCGCCGTGTGGAATGATGAGGTATCGCCTTCAGATTTTCTCTACACCTATATGCCAGAGCTGTGCGAGCGCGTCGATAAAATGGATAAAGCTGATTTTACTGAAGTTCCTCTTGTTCAGTTAGCTGAGCAATCATGTCAAGATGGTTTAGATGCTATAGGCAACACCACCATTAGTGATGTTATCCGTCAAGCACGTGTGACGTTAAGCGAGGAGCTGATTAGTGCTGATGGCTTAACACAGCGTGGACTTGATGCCCTTGATGCTTTAAGCTATCTAAAAAATCATGGATATAGCTTCGCTGCGCCTGAAAAGTGGGCTTTCGTTGACCGTTTTGAGATTGATAAGATGCATGAGCAGGCTGTGAGTATTCTTGAAGGCACAGAAGAAAAACCGGTATACTTGTCTCCGTCTGCTGTGGAAAGTCTGTGGGGATGCCCAATTTGTTATCGTTTAGAAAATCGTTTCAGTGGTCCACGCGCATCGACTGCTGCTACGTCTTTTGGAACTTTAATCCACTCTATTGCTCAGTGGGCTAGCCAAGATCAACATTATGATAGTGCTCAGTTCTATAACGAACAGAAAGACGCACTCGGCAGCTCGGGGGCTGTTGTTGACGCTATTACTGATGCCATGATGGAGCAGTACGATGCCATGAAAACACCGGCTGATATAGATAATGGCATTAAAGAATATATGGCTGAATTGGACAATAATCGCAAAGCTCGAGAGATTTTGCGCAATATTGCCTCCTATTTTGTGTATTCTCATGAAGCCGATGTGGCAGGAGGCGCAGCAAATGTGGATTATCATCCAGCATATGCGCCAATAACTGATGCGAAGGCAGAATGGGAATTTGAGGCAGATATTACCTTAGAAGATATTCGCTTTGCATACAATGCTATTGAAGGGCGTACACCGGTTACTGCGCAGGAATTTGAGCAGATTATCACCATGCTGGCAGACGGTATGCCTGAAGGTTTTGACTATTCTACTACTGTGCGTTTGCGCGGCGTGATAGATCGCGTGGAATGGCACGGTCAATCTGAGAACGGTCAAGATGTGATGTATATTGTGGATTATAAGACGGGCAAAAAAGCTCATAATCTTAATGAGCAGTTTAATAATCTGCAGCTAACCTGCTACCAGCTTGGTTTAATTTTTAGTCATAAACAGCATGCAACAGATGAACAGCGTGCTCGGCTATTTTCTGAGGCTCCTGTGATTGCAATGTCGTCTCTCTTTGACGTTAAGCATGAGTCAATTCCAGCAACAAGTAGGCAAGAGGGGTTTGCAAAATATCAGCCGGCTTTATTTGTTAATGGTCATTTAGGATATGAATATGCAGGTCGCCCATACAATAAACAACACTCTACGATGATAAACAGTCGTCTAGGAATTGATAGCAAGATTCTTGAAACGATGCGTCCCGAGGTTCAAGAACGTCTTGCTGATGAGCTGGATAATTTCGAGACGGATAGAACGCTGCACTCGCTGACTTTGATTGCGCGTGTTTTTTATGCTGCAGCAGCTTTGCGTTCTGACGTGCTGACGGTTTCTGCCATACACGCGCCGCATAACCCTCAATTCTGCGCGTATAAGCATGTGTGCTCAGCATGCGCGAACAGTAATACATCGGTCATGGAGGAGTGGTTGTCATGACAGAAATCAGCTACACGCCTGAACAAGAAAAAATTATTTCTGCACAGCCAGACGCAAGTATGCTTATTGTTGCGGGAGCTGGTTCAGGCAAAACCTTTACGATGACACAGCGTATTATTGAGTTGATTAAAAGGGGTGTGTCACCAGAAAAGATTTTAGGATTAACTTTTACGAACGCTGCAGCAACTGAACTTTTAACACGCGTATCTGCTGAGGTTTTTGCACATCGTCAACAA from Alloscardovia omnicolens carries:
- a CDS encoding PD-(D/E)XK nuclease family protein, producing the protein MAKISVQQAYETICNQLAEDNKSTSLTWLITGAPRSGKSTLALDLTVWAAQHIGSEHVSLIVTNRHVADEANRHIIHSLKVMGQRRLATTLSALAFRIIDERQLRQAGPAPKLLNGAEQTALLRAVLDHHIEHARLGDLCDTCMLLRSYFVGTTQQNSASTRDTVSLFESYITPTFLLQLRDMLARMNELGASHSLENEILDTLVSTPSTVMGASALDHSRIQIQLSYALRREYSAEIRAQYPDQLRFDSSRLLREAALTVQSNTDSDGVHYPSLIIVDDAQELTLAAMFLLHELYKTGTRIVFLGNPDESVLGFRGAYGEFFFNRADKKSVEEDETLFLPSDFACFDAQRIDLQSGLLYEDMDYKARVASRVALNIPATYATDIPMTLRAHKFPDSLDNISRIYDYDDQAVKDSSVDAHLFHSPREELNYILKQIVHMRMNGAQSWNSMAIIVHDNATARTFGRRLQDEGIPVRYSAIAKPLNEDPVTCGLFAAIELSRIKLEDSHSCDALNRRVERLMRQFASSPLGVSKDDKPMSMSHLDALFNAMSTMMQAAATAQVHVTYNFTAIRDAWNAIIQHYHTSGEDQPLHTTALRTLLILNTHEVRDKIITMLQAMDSEYSNDMQCLRRLLHMMDAVNAHASTNATDIIGILWAAWQAADVSDTWQKKALDFTNFSQRLRYNEWLDGAMRLFDYANQRDSSVSIDTFMVRVKNLDISADSLAHLAPLDEAITVTTPASTAGAQWDHVWMPGVQEGTWPNLTLRNTMLGADNLAEIMMTGSLRQQAHDRMIEVLHAEKRSFLVALMRARSTVHVSAVWNDEVSPSDFLYTYMPELCERVDKMDKADFTEVPLVQLAEQSCQDGLDAIGNTTISDVIRQARVTLSEELISADGLTQRGLDALDALSYLKNHGYSFAAPEKWAFVDRFEIDKMHEQAVSILEGTEEKPVYLSPSAVESLWGCPICYRLENRFSGPRASTAATSFGTLIHSIAQWASQDQHYDSAQFYNEQKDALGSSGAVVDAITDAMMEQYDAMKTPADIDNGIKEYMAELDNNRKAREILRNIASYFVYSHEADVAGGAANVDYHPAYAPITDAKAEWEFEADITLEDIRFAYNAIEGRTPVTAQEFEQIITMLADGMPEGFDYSTTVRLRGVIDRVEWHGQSENGQDVMYIVDYKTGKKAHNLNEQFNNLQLTCYQLGLIFSHKQHATDEQRARLFSEAPVIAMSSLFDVKHESIPATSRQEGFAKYQPALFVNGHLGYEYAGRPYNKQHSTMINSRLGIDSKILETMRPEVQERLADELDNFETDRTLHSLTLIARVFYAAAALRSDVLTVSAIHAPHNPQFCAYKHVCSACANSNTSVMEEWLS
- a CDS encoding isochorismatase family protein encodes the protein MRALIIVDVQPTFCEGGELPVQGGNEVAARIAQYVRTHQDDYTFIATTQDWHIEPGEHFSKTPDFVDTWPPHGVAGSDHAALHQDIQYLGITRHFKKGQYCAAYSGFEGIEDNGDSLDSREAVDAALAAGHTLDHALRAASISEVDVCGLALSHCVKETALDAQRLGYETRVLTNLSAPVSVEQGIAACDALREQAVELIEVEL
- a CDS encoding holo-ACP synthase, which encodes MDTSAQIAGMGHDIVDCAEFAEQLAVTGTRFHQLFSAREATQCRARSRDDADYAQHLAARWAGKEAFLKAWSHALSPHNAMPYTIENFPWISIEILHDAVHRPSVHLDDDVNTTLYNSLRSAGKLKQNDEIHWHISLSHDGGIASAVAIMEIATQHTNINHH